The following is a genomic window from Maniola hyperantus chromosome 15, iAphHyp1.2, whole genome shotgun sequence.
GTTGCAGGAAACGGATGTCAGTATCGCCTTCAGGATGTAATAAATTTTCTTCAGTGTTAGGTTGATGACAAGTTGGATCGGCTTCTACAAATGAAAGCACTCGGTGGTCAATATCTTTCACTTCATTCAAAGATTTTTCCTTATCTATAGCTTCATTCGAATTATCAATATTTTCCTTATCTTTAGAGGCAAATTTCAGCGCATCTTTAGTATACTGATCAATATCAATCATATCTTTACTATTTGCATCCTTTTTTAAGGGTTTACTGCTAGAAGAATCTTCTTTGACGGCAGCAGTTATGTTTGGAAGAAAACGCATATCAATATCTTGCTCAGGCAATTTATTTGGTATCGTCAGACTGTTAGATGTTGGTGCTGCAGGCGGAACACGTAGGTCTAGGTCTTTCGTTATGTTAGATCCTATATATGGAGCCTGTTGGTCggtattattaattaaaccGAATTTTTGAATGCTCATTGTATTTAACTGAATTTCAGTTATTTGTTTTAATGATATACCAATACTGTTTAACTGCAATACAGTCAATTGACCTAGTTGATCGAGATTTTCAATGCCCATTTTAGCAAGGTCTGAAATTTGCCTAGGTGTTAAAACCCCATTCAAATTTTTAATACACAAAACGTTATTGGTATTTACATTACTATTTGGAGATAAGTTTGAAATTTGATCATCATTCTGCCACCGTGACTGACGTACTTTTGGCGAAACTTTATTCGGGCGTTCACTATTAAACTGATTATTTTGAAcggaatcgaaattattttgcggatttgaaatatttaaatcaaaaaGTGAAGGTATATTCCTCGCTTGACCATCTGTGTTTTCTGAAAACTGCTGTATTAATTTAAGTTGTGTAGTCTGAATCATCTTCATTGCTCCTTCCCTATTTAATCTTGGAAAATCACCCAAAATTTCCTTAGGCGCAGATTCAATATGCTTCAGGAGAATATTTTTGAGACCATCATTAAGAGGCTTACCGTGTGCAAATTTACATTCATCTTTGTATAAGCAAGGAAGTCCAGTATGATAATATTTGCAAGGAAAATCTGCATGCATATACAGACATTTATCTCTTTTGGCACAACATTCCATAAGATAAAATTTACACAATTCCATTTTTCGTGGCGGTTGAGCGTCATGAGAATAAATACAATCGTCACCTTTATGACATTTTCCTTGCATATAATATAAGCAAACACCGTCAGGGTCTTGATTCGGGTGAGTCCCTCGTCttctatcatttttatttttatttctttcacGCTGAGGTGGTCTGTGTCGTTGTTGTCGATGGGTGGAATGGCCTCTGGAGTCATGGCTACTGTCCGATTCATAAGAATCTCTATCTTCATCTTGATAAATTTCTTGCGGAGATTGTCTCTGAACTGGGGAGGCTCCCCTGACGCACATCATTTCACTCTCATCCACATCTTCAGAAAAATCTTGCTTTTTACGTTTTTTAGTTTGACCTTCCTTCCCATCGTACTTCTTTCTTTTCTTGTATTTACGTCGCTCGTCAACATCTTCCTCATCTTGTGCTTCGTTAGCATCAGTTTTGTTCATAGCCTTCCTTATAGCTTTTTCAACACTACTAGCGAAATCTTCTTCTGATTTAACTAACttacggttttttttatttttatctttaagcTTTTGTtcgtttttatttgatttagatttctttttcTTACCTGATTTTGAAAAGTAAAAATTTTGCACCTGTGAGTTATCCTGATTAATATTTTCATCAGTAGCCACTGGGACTGCTTCTTCGTTTTTGACTTCATTTTGAACTTCGTTGAAATCCTCACCATCACTTTCAATCTCTCCGTCTTCTAAGTCTTCTATGTTAGTTGCACGTTCTGTCATTTTAACGTCACTGAAATTGAGataacataaaattaattaaatagaagTTTACTTTCACCTTGCACAAAAATGTGTATACGAATAGAGATactagttacaaaaatattatttctttttgtTTGACTATTTTTTTAACAAGTCAATACTCGTGTAAGCAAATCACTTATAACAAATCTTTTGCCATGCAACAGAtcaatctataggtaggtagtaggtatctatcgtAAAGAAAATGGAATAATATTTGAGATATTTGAGAAAACCACATGTCATTAATGTTCTCGGTTTAGTTGAAAAGTCGAACGTAAGACCATAAATAGGTGCTCCAttgacttaggtaggtacctatagataaaaatacatttaGAATAAACAAAGATAATGAATTCTCACTAAGCCCTTGAAACTAATAAAACTATTCCTAATCGTATCGAGAATACTTATCATTAATAGTTTATGGATCATAAACGACTTTACTGCACCAAAAATTATAATTGTATTTTCATAGGTATCGTTTCTAGTTTTAgctatactaaaattatagaagTAAAATTTGGTAGTTAGAGTACATAGTTATAATTTCCGGAACTAATAATCAGtgtaaatcccgcaaattgctaatgcgcgttgccgccattttagtaacgtcagcacttatagactgaagtttcgagctgatggtatatttttatttcagctgacgtcaaaatgacatcatttcaatgttaatgagacatggttccaacgcaatagcaatttgcgggacttatatctgcTTATCACTGATCAGTGATTACACAGGTAATCAAAGTGGAAAAAAGTGGAAAAAATCATCAAATCACTGGGAATTATATCACCTGAAAATAAACGGAACAGTGGAGCGCTCAGTgtttcgtatttatttattttaggactAATTTTCATAGTTTATTAAATCGTCTATGCTACTAATTCTGTTGGTGCACCCTTAATATTCAAGAAAAGATAGACAGACCACATCCAGGCGTacgaaataaaaagaaatatgtaggtagttaatttaaaatcaaGTTGTAATTTCGcctaaaaaggtaggtaggtatattttgaagAGCTACGTAACGAGTCATCCAAAAAAAGATAGCTAGACCAccacatccacgcggacgaaatagaaagaaatatatacctacctactttatttaaaatcaagttGTAATTTCGGCTAAAAAGGTAGGCATATTTTGAAGAGCTACGTAAAAAGTCGACTAAGTAGTGGTGAACACAGCTGATTCACCCTGTTTGGAAATAGGTATATGTAAGAGAACCTGGAATAGATCATtaaaaagttacatttaaaaatttgaGCTCCTTGAAATTTAAGAACACCTTGAAATTCAAGAACACCTGGCTTGaacctaatataaataattaatatgctcCGCTGTTACCTGCTGTTACGCTAATCTTC
Proteins encoded in this region:
- the su(sable) gene encoding protein suppressor of sable isoform X2 produces the protein MTERATNIEDLEDGEIESDGEDFNEVQNEVKNEEAVPVATDENINQDNSQVQNFYFSKSGKKKKSKSNKNEQKLKDKNKKNRKLVKSEEDFASSVEKAIRKAMNKTDANEAQDEEDVDERRKYKKRKKYDGKEGQTKKRKKQDFSEDVDESEMMCVRGASPVQRQSPQEIYQDEDRDSYESDSSHDSRGHSTHRQQRHRPPQRERNKNKNDRRRGTHPNQDPDGVCLYYMQGKCHKGDDCIYSHDAQPPRKMELCKFYLMECCAKRDKCLYMHADFPCKYYHTGLPCLYKDECKFAHGKPLNDGLKNILLKHIESAPKEILGDFPRLNREGAMKMIQTTQLKLIQQFSENTDGQARNIPSLFDLNISNPQNNFDSVQNNQFNSERPNKVSPKVRQSRWQNDDQISNLSPNSNVNTNNVLCIKNLNGVLTPRQISDLAKMGIENLDQLGQLTVLQLNSIGISLKQITEIQLNTMSIQKFGLINNTDQQAPYIGSNITKDLDLRVPPAAPTSNSLTIPNKLPEQDIDMRFLPNITAAVKEDSSSSKPLKKDANSKDMIDIDQYTKDALKFASKDKENIDNSNEAIDKEKSLNEVKDIDHRVLSFVEADPTCHQPNTEENLLHPEGDTDIRFLQPEPIFKNPEKRNRRSTTDDDEDNNLLIDEKWYSSDEEKGNKKKSPCTSPQKSLMSPPAGAAPHVIEPAAVLSKLGDLSKIDISEEVTKLLNTMKNNLQDNKLNASEPAEQNISRDPRSRRSPVRTTEKVIKSPPSKKPPRVSIYECVDGEPTDGRRRSDVDLRQTDYKTPSFGDTDLRQNTSGDIDLRLALPFKAMSNYTPASEINGSINSHPPIPYKLVSVHIPRPDYTDIRNSTAKSQALTDPRLRKVFRLSVEESNSDSEKPTKPVNTGPRIDPRRKPKEIVGQIESSHLEQKCTTLELQTILQNSLWYKELSSTHKIFVNQNLAPITQMIKQFQQEQMPGKKFDVTPIQNNTVLCSIFNNLGITLGENGEFSYIPKPKEALLKTPTNFNQNANPFSSMPGPPSSMEGNMNMMNMQSMGGMNPMNHLHSFNQGLPDPRGGPTPGLLGIAPNIPHNFNNNNKFGGPPNFGNMGFNGPQGDFSYMEGDPNFQRFPNRGGHRGRGNDRWNRGGSGRGHRDRKNFNERGNWKNDRH
- the su(sable) gene encoding protein suppressor of sable isoform X1 gives rise to the protein MTIDYIVPTTISDVKMTERATNIEDLEDGEIESDGEDFNEVQNEVKNEEAVPVATDENINQDNSQVQNFYFSKSGKKKKSKSNKNEQKLKDKNKKNRKLVKSEEDFASSVEKAIRKAMNKTDANEAQDEEDVDERRKYKKRKKYDGKEGQTKKRKKQDFSEDVDESEMMCVRGASPVQRQSPQEIYQDEDRDSYESDSSHDSRGHSTHRQQRHRPPQRERNKNKNDRRRGTHPNQDPDGVCLYYMQGKCHKGDDCIYSHDAQPPRKMELCKFYLMECCAKRDKCLYMHADFPCKYYHTGLPCLYKDECKFAHGKPLNDGLKNILLKHIESAPKEILGDFPRLNREGAMKMIQTTQLKLIQQFSENTDGQARNIPSLFDLNISNPQNNFDSVQNNQFNSERPNKVSPKVRQSRWQNDDQISNLSPNSNVNTNNVLCIKNLNGVLTPRQISDLAKMGIENLDQLGQLTVLQLNSIGISLKQITEIQLNTMSIQKFGLINNTDQQAPYIGSNITKDLDLRVPPAAPTSNSLTIPNKLPEQDIDMRFLPNITAAVKEDSSSSKPLKKDANSKDMIDIDQYTKDALKFASKDKENIDNSNEAIDKEKSLNEVKDIDHRVLSFVEADPTCHQPNTEENLLHPEGDTDIRFLQPEPIFKNPEKRNRRSTTDDDEDNNLLIDEKWYSSDEEKGNKKKSPCTSPQKSLMSPPAGAAPHVIEPAAVLSKLGDLSKIDISEEVTKLLNTMKNNLQDNKLNASEPAEQNISRDPRSRRSPVRTTEKVIKSPPSKKPPRVSIYECVDGEPTDGRRRSDVDLRQTDYKTPSFGDTDLRQNTSGDIDLRLALPFKAMSNYTPASEINGSINSHPPIPYKLVSVHIPRPDYTDIRNSTAKSQALTDPRLRKVFRLSVEESNSDSEKPTKPVNTGPRIDPRRKPKEIVGQIESSHLEQKCTTLELQTILQNSLWYKELSSTHKIFVNQNLAPITQMIKQFQQEQMPGKKFDVTPIQNNTVLCSIFNNLGITLGENGEFSYIPKPKEALLKTPTNFNQNANPFSSMPGPPSSMEGNMNMMNMQSMGGMNPMNHLHSFNQGLPDPRGGPTPGLLGIAPNIPHNFNNNNKFGGPPNFGNMGFNGPQGDFSYMEGDPNFQRFPNRGGHRGRGNDRWNRGGSGRGHRDRKNFNERGNWKNDRH